DNA sequence from the Malus domestica chromosome 06, GDT2T_hap1 genome:
ATCTGCTGCACGAGCATAGCCACAAAGAAAGGATAGCCAGCAATTGATCGAAGGAAGCCATCTATTGGGATGAAATCCGTGGAAGCCCACGAATAACACTGCCGATAAAGGCAGATAACCAAGAGAATGTGGTGGTGTTGGAAACACCCGAGCCGGTGAAAACGTTGGAGCTCTACACACGATCTCCATGAGATTCATGGTTGAGAATCAGAATAATGATGAACGAAGAGGAGGGATACCAGCTGGGCAAGAGGGATATAATAGATCAGGGTAAAAGGCAGGAAGGGAGAGCAGTAGAAACAAAGAGCAGagaagagaaatagagaagggagGAAATGGCGACCGACCTCGACTGAGGCTAGGGTCAGCGCCACTgggttttcttaatttttgaagCCTCACACAGAAGGTGAGAAAGACTTTCAATATGAGAGAAAAACTCTCACTCGGAGAGAAAGTTTTGGTGTTCTTCCAGAATTAGAATTTTAGATTTATATTTGTAGATAGTTAAGTAATGTGTTTGCTATGTATTGTGGTTATTtgtgttttggcttggtttgccAGGACGGATAACACAATGTAATTCAACTAATTATATTGTTTTAgggaaaaaattcaaatgcccCATCAGGCCTCAGCTTATGAAAAAACACTTGGATTTGGACGCTTGACCACGTGGCCGTTATTGAGTGAGGGTTGATGGAGTTTCTTTGCGTCTTAGGTTGTTTGCTAAGTGGAACGTAAGAATTTTTTAAACTTATGACATTCATTCAATTAGTCGTTTTCAGTTTAGTTCTAACTTCTAAGACATTTTGAAATGTACAATTTATCTTTATATGTCAAATTTATCAcactttttatttacttttccaTATTCAATGAACTAAATATgactaattttaatgaaaagttagcaaaatttaataataaggGGTAAAGTGATACGTCTAATGTTTAAGGGTTAAGAGCCACTTAGAGCATCTCTAATGAGGTTCATAAATGGAGTCCCTACAATTGTATGATCCTTATATATAAGGACAAATGACTTCTAATGGGTCGGAATTGAAATCCTCAAAGTATCTCAATACATAAGGACTCGTCTGATGCCTCAAAAATAATTCTCAAATATGAGGACTACATATAGGGACTCAAATAGTGGATTCCATATTACTTTTGAGTGAGGATAGTGCTactctttatgttttttttcccttgttttttgaacccacccaaGTGGGGCAACTTCTCATTtgccttttttttaaattcttgaaaaatccATGGTagggatggttttttttttatttttatcaatggCTACAATATTTCaatgaaatgaataataattttttaatatttagtccCTATATTTAGGGATTATAGAATTGTCATTGTAGACAATATTCTTTTAGGGACTCGAATATCCTCTAAAGCTCCTAAATGAGTAATCAAACGTGGTGGTGGGAGTCCCTAAGTAGGGactagtagtattcctcttcacttataagtgagagatcttagttttgattctcgctaaagacgaatttgaacaaaattattgttagcctattgtgaggctaagtctaCCCCTCTCCcataatgtaaataatattgtttgttcaaaagaaTATATATTTAAGGGATAAGTACCCAATTAAGTCCAAGGCATTACCAAATTTTCTAAGAAGTTAGCCGAAATGATCATTTGATTTGCTGAAATAATCACTTTTCAACATTTCATCGATTATGTCCCAACGTTTTGTCAATATATTGTCATTATTAAATCGATAATGTTGTTAGTATTCAACCCTTTTGTTCCTTCAACAATTGgatttgtaaaatgaatttcaaTCAATTTCCCAACTTTTTCTTACCACGCTTAGACCCCGCGATTCGATCTTTACCGACCTTCTTGTCTAATccactaaaaaaaatttatattttattgtgAAACAAGATCAAGTGGATAGGAACCAGATCTCTGGATATTCTTTGTAAAAATCTTGAGAATCTTATAATTAtattcgtttatcgtacatcgtgcaatcaattttcatcagatattgtttatatttaattttaaataaaaaatttataataatttctaaCTACATGATGAATAAATATGATTAAAAGATTTTTAAAAtcttacaaagaggatccaagAAAATCCTCGTTAATTTCCCAAGTCCAAAGacaaagcccaaagcccaaagccaTCACCTTTCCCTAACATGCCCCACCTTGTACAGAGTGTGCAGCGCCACCgtcaaaaattaccaaatctCAAATCCTCCGCCGCCCATGGCGGGTTCCTCCCTCATGGAAAACCTCTTCCAGCGCACGCTGGAGGACCTAATCAAAGGCCTCCGCCTCCAGCTCATCGGCGAGTCCGCCTTCCTCTCCAAAGCCCTCGACGAAATCCGCCGCGAGATCAAATCCACCGACGCCGACACTAAAGCCAACGCCCTCCACAAGCTCACCTACCTCTCCTCCCTCCACTTCTACAACATGTCCTTCGCTGCCTTCCACGTCGTCGAGCTCCTCTCCTCCACCCGCTTTTCCCACAAGAAGATCGCCTACCACGCCGCCGCCCACTCCTTCTCCGACGACACTCCCGTCCTCGTCCTCATCACCAACCAGCTCCGCAAGGACCTCACCTCTACCAACGAGCTCGAGGTAAGCTTAGCGCTCGAATGCCTTTCTAGAATTGCTACTATAGATCTTGCTAGGGATTTGACACCAGAGATTTTCACCTTGCTGGGTAGCGGCAAGGTTTTCGTCCGAAAGAAAGCAATTGGTGTGCTTTTGAGGGTGTTTGATAAATACCCAGATGCTGTGAGGGTGTGTTTTAAGCGTTTGGTTGAGAATTTGGAGAGTCCTGACTCGCAGATTGTGTCTGTGGCTGTTGGGGTGTTTTGTGAGCTTGCTTTGAGAGAACCCAGATCATATCTTCCGATGGCGCCTGAGTTTTATAAGATCTTGGTTGATTCCAAGAACAACTGGGTTTTGATTAAGGTGTTGAAGATATTTGCAAAGTTGGCTCCTTTAGAACCTAGGTTGGCGAAGAGGGTTGTTGAGCCAGTTTGTGAGCATATCAGGAGGACTGGGGCCAAATCATTGTTGTTTGAGTGTATTAGGACAGTGATGACCGGTTTGAGTGATTATGAATCTGCAGTGAAGGTTGTCGTTGTGAAGATTCGGGAAATGCTAGTTGATGATGATCCGAATCTCAAGTATCTTGCGTTGCAGGCACTTTCGGTGGTTGCCCCAAAGCACTTGTGGGCAGTGTTGGAGAATAAGGAGGTTGTGATTAAGTCTTTGAGTGATGTGGATACGAATATCAGGCTGGAGTCTTTGCGTCTTGTTATGGCAATGCTGTCTGAGAATAATGTGGCTGAAATTTGCAGGGTGTTGGTCAATTATGCTCTTAAATCTGATTCCGAGTTTTGCAATGAGATTTTGGATTCCATTTTATCAACATGCTGCAGTAATGTGTACGAGATTATTATTGACTTCGATTGGTATGTATCACTTCTGGGAGAAATGGCGAGGATCCCGCATTGCCAGAAGGGGGAAGAAATTGAGAAGCAGCTTATTGATATTGGTATGAGGGTCAAGGAAGTTAGACCAGAGCTTGTCCGGGTCAGTCGTGATCTGCTGATTGATCCTGCATTACCTGGTAATCCTTTCTTACACAGGATATTGTCGGCTGCTGCTTGGTTGTCAGGGCAATATGTTGAATTCTTGATAAACCCGTTTGAGCTCATGGAGGCACTATTACAGCCTCGTACAATTCTCTTGGCACCATTTATAAGAGCAATATATGTACAGTCTGCTCTTAAAGTTTTAGTCTTTTGTTTAAATTCTTACCTTTTGCAGAGGGGGAATACTGCTTCCTTTTCAACTTTTGATGGATTGGTTTTGGAACGAGATGACCCAGAGAGTTCTATTTTGGCATCATGTGATGCTCCTGTGCATTGCATACAGGATGAAGGATTCAACCCGAGGGTTTTAAATCAATCTTTTGAAGGTCTTTCTGTGGAATATGATGGGGAGGAAACTTCTACTCTTGGGCAGACATCTGCATTGTCTTCATTGAAGGACGGTTTCACACGTGAATCTATCATAAACCTTTTAAATCGAGTTGAATTGGCTGTGACTCCACTAACGGGAAGCTATGATGTAGAAATACTAGAGAGAGCACGGAATATACTTTGTTTCATCGAGTTGATTAGGCAAGAACTGCTTGATAGTCCAGTACACAAGGACGAAAGTTTGGAAAGTGAAGAAGCACAAGTGTCCCAAATCATCAAAGTGATGCATGATGCCTTTTCAAGTGATCTAGGTCCTGTCTCGGTGAGTGCTCAAGAAAGAGTTCCTGTACCAGATGGGTTAATGCTTGCAGAGAATCTTGAAGACTTGGAAAAAATCTTCGGTGATGTTCAACTACCTTCGTTAAGTTCATTTTCTCTTGGAAGCCCACAGTATGAGGAGAGAGCTGGTTTTTCTATTCCTatccatgaaagcaaagaagagCCAGCGCCATCGAACGAATCCACGTCTCTGCTTGCAGAGCACCGTAAGCAGCACGGTTTATATTATCTTTCCTCTGCGAAGAAGGAAGATAATTATCCACCTGCCAATGATCCTAAATTACAGGTTGATACTAATGACGATGACGAAGATCTAGTTAAATTActtgtttcaaagaaaaagcCATGTCATGCAAAGCCTCGGCCTGTGGTGGTGAAATTAGATGGAGATCAAGCACCTATTGCAGCCAACCCTCGCCCGAAGGAAGATGTGTTGTCTGGTACCGTGCAAAACGTTCTTTTAGGTAGCGACACCAATCCCACTTCATCTCAGAGTAAAGTATCCACCAAGTCATCGAgtaagagaaaaggaaaggagaaacTAAATGTTGATTCTGCTAAAGAAAACTTGGGTGATGTTGAAAAGCATGATCTAGGAAACCCAAGTTCAAGAAATAGCAAGCACCATAGTCATGGTAAAGGGAGAAGACACGGAAGCCCAGGGAAGAAGGGAGatgaaagagaagaaaatggtcAGAAAGTGAAGCAGAAAAGTAGTCATAGACATAGTAAGCACCAAGCTCGACAACGAGCGGAAGTGCCTTTGAATGTGGTTGCACAAACACCGGTCGTTCCAGATTTTCTTTTGTAGTGTTAAAAAGGTTTGAATTTACTTTTTACTCATCATTTTCACAAAGCTTGTCCTTGTATACTGTTGAGGTTAATCCTGCTGTAGATTTATACATTCGGCTTTTCTGGTCTTGGTTTGTGTTTGCACAACTGTTGGGATTCCccttgtttatgtttttaagcgAGAGGATGGGAGTGAATTTCATTCGAGCTATGAAGTTTAAGGTTCTTTCTGATTTCTGTTTTGACTACTGATCAATATGGGTATGATTGAACAACAAAACGATAACAATCAAACCTTATTTCACTAAGTGGGATTGGCTATATGAATTCTAGAACGTCACTACGCTTATCTTTGCGCCAAGTCTTCCGTTAGATGTAAGTATCCCATATGTTTTTTTACAGTCTCTGTCTAAGTCTTCCCAGGTCTATTTTTACCTCTTGTCCTGAACTTCCGTCTCATAATCACATCATCTAACTGAAATATTTTTAGGTCTTcgttcacatgtccaaattaTTTTAACAGAGCAACTTTGTCATCACTTTCGTGTACATCGGACGGCATCCCTTTCGGGGTTACTTAGTGACCGATTCACTCGGCGTAGATTGACTGAACGCTGAAAGCCTTCCACTGGCAGGAGATCGTGTTTTTCAAGAAATGCTTTGgcaagaaataaaataatgagCATCACTCCTCATGCAAATATCACATGGCGTGTCAGCGGCGACTTTAAAGAAAGATTGGGAGCTACTGGAAAAAGCAGAGGCCCGCTTTAAGCAGTAAGGCTGCAGTTTGGAGGGGCTTTTGTACATTAGTTCCAATCTAATGCATTTCGAGTGCTAAGGTGGCTCTTACGTAGAGGGTACGAAGCTCCGATGATGCTCCTCCATGGCATGGATCATGAACCTAGCAGGAAAGAAAGGTGGTGCAGCACCATCGTAAAAGATTCCTTCTCCATACCCTCCATCCTAAAGGcataaatgcataaaaaatgCACGATAAATGCTAAGGAGAACTCTCTCAAAGTGAGAGACTCTTCATGGACTCTTCCGCACCTtacaatttaacgttaattttcgtaccaacattataaaatagtgTCAAAAACATGAGATGACAGAGAGTTTATAAGAAATCCCACTTTTGAGAATATCCTTAGTATTTCTCAAAAGACATAAATAGTGATTCCTCTTCTACTCTTCTAGTAGATCCAATCAAGACAGATCTAGTATGTTTGTGTTGGCATGAGCGCTCGGTAGGGTTAGCATGGTTCAACACTTCTCAGGGAGTATTTTTTGACCATTTAATTAAGAGTAATGCTAATAAGACTAAATTTGGAGACTAAATTGTAAAAACTAAAGAACTTGTAAGTTCATGATTTGTTTATTACTTAAGCTTTGATAGACATGCTCAtttctattagtgacacatcgtTTAGTTTGTAATCTTAGTTtctaaatttagtct
Encoded proteins:
- the LOC103438014 gene encoding AP-3 complex subunit delta-like, giving the protein MAGSSLMENLFQRTLEDLIKGLRLQLIGESAFLSKALDEIRREIKSTDADTKANALHKLTYLSSLHFYNMSFAAFHVVELLSSTRFSHKKIAYHAAAHSFSDDTPVLVLITNQLRKDLTSTNELEVSLALECLSRIATIDLARDLTPEIFTLLGSGKVFVRKKAIGVLLRVFDKYPDAVRVCFKRLVENLESPDSQIVSVAVGVFCELALREPRSYLPMAPEFYKILVDSKNNWVLIKVLKIFAKLAPLEPRLAKRVVEPVCEHIRRTGAKSLLFECIRTVMTGLSDYESAVKVVVVKIREMLVDDDPNLKYLALQALSVVAPKHLWAVLENKEVVIKSLSDVDTNIRLESLRLVMAMLSENNVAEICRVLVNYALKSDSEFCNEILDSILSTCCSNVYEIIIDFDWYVSLLGEMARIPHCQKGEEIEKQLIDIGMRVKEVRPELVRVSRDLLIDPALPGNPFLHRILSAAAWLSGQYVEFLINPFELMEALLQPRTILLAPFIRAIYVQSALKVLVFCLNSYLLQRGNTASFSTFDGLVLERDDPESSILASCDAPVHCIQDEGFNPRVLNQSFEGLSVEYDGEETSTLGQTSALSSLKDGFTRESIINLLNRVELAVTPLTGSYDVEILERARNILCFIELIRQELLDSPVHKDESLESEEAQVSQIIKVMHDAFSSDLGPVSVSAQERVPVPDGLMLAENLEDLEKIFGDVQLPSLSSFSLGSPQYEERAGFSIPIHESKEEPAPSNESTSLLAEHRKQHGLYYLSSAKKEDNYPPANDPKLQVDTNDDDEDLVKLLVSKKKPCHAKPRPVVVKLDGDQAPIAANPRPKEDVLSGTVQNVLLGSDTNPTSSQSKVSTKSSSKRKGKEKLNVDSAKENLGDVEKHDLGNPSSRNSKHHSHGKGRRHGSPGKKGDEREENGQKVKQKSSHRHSKHQARQRAEVPLNVVAQTPVVPDFLL